From Daphnia magna isolate NIES linkage group LG2, ASM2063170v1.1, whole genome shotgun sequence:
CTGCTCATTCTTCTCATGTCGACGAAACACGAGGTCTTGTGTAATCACCATTATCGCTCCACTgtcatttttttacatcaaaGATATCTTGTGACTGAAGTGCATTTGCACATTTATTATcttagatttcttttttcgtttctgATCAAGGACTTAGCAATGACCAGACGATTCAACTATCGAACTGTCTAGAGTCAtcctggaaaaaaataatctttgTGAATAGATAAACAATTCACAGGGTCCTCACTTTTCCTTGTTACCTCAAgcaacaaaatatatatatatacataaaataaaatatatactgtatataataattattattattatcatgaaaaatgaaataaataaatttgtaaaaaaaaatatctgaaaataagaaaatatcATCAAAATCGTGATGACTCATGCGATGAGAATGATAGGCAGCATTTGGAGGGGGGAGGAGATAGACCTGGGAAAGGACTGCCGTCATGTTTACGATTTCTGGAAGGGCATTCAAAGAAGCTTTTTTTCGTCAGCTTCAATTTTGAGATTCGTCATCCGGATTTCATAATCGTGTTTCAAAAGAATCAACAGAAGGAGTCCTACCCACCGTGACCAGGTGAAGCAGAAAATTTTAGATGTACATTACGTTTGCGTTGGCTTGTTGTGGATTTTTCGTCATTAAATTAAAGGCACGTCCGCCTTCGTTCTCAGTGAGTATTCTGGCTCTTTGCCGAAGATGCAACGAATGGCGTCGTATAGCTTCAAAATCTAGAGGACGAACAAAAACACATGTGAATGGAGCTGACGAAGGCCAACTCTCACTCATATATGTTTTTGGTCCAAACGCAGTCATAGTCATTTAGCCTTCGAGACATTTCGTCTTACAGTTTTTTACATAAGACTGAAGCCAGCCATCTCCACGGATTCGTGTAAGACGAAAACTAAACTTAAAATTCTTTATGCACACTTTTACATTAGATCACATTGATACGTTATATGGGGACATTAATTCGGAGATAAAGGGCTTATTATCTGTATTAATCGACGACTCGTGACCATGACCATGAGTTATTGAGTTCCTGGTCGCTGCTAGCTGGTCTTTACTTCTAAGTCCATGCTGCTAAAGACTTAAAGAGTAGGCCTACAGGGTACAGAGCTACAGAAGTACAGACTATAAACTAAGACTACATTCTCTACCAGAGTCATGACTCTACAgaggaagagaaagaaagaccCTAGAGCCTAAATCCTAGATGAGATCGCCTCTGCGGTGCTGCGTGCTACCTACATacttagggctcggccccgcggcGATCGGGTAGGTAATTTTGATTTTCGGTGCGGATCTGACAGATCGCAGATCGTCCATTTTCTTACCCATGGGTAAACAGATCCAAACCggttccaaacaaaaaaagtatcCTAGAACCAGTTCCTGGACCCGGTTCTAAGAAAAAGTTCCCAAACCCGGTTCTAAAAACTGGTGTAACCAGTTTTTTACCCATTTACCCGGACTGTTTACCCGTTTACCCGGACATTTTACCCGACTTCTTTTAAGCGCGCCATCTTAAAAAATGGTGGCAGATCTAACCGATCGCACTGAAGAACCACACCGGAACCGATCTGTTTCTGGAGAACCCGAACCAATCTCAACAGATAGATCATTTTTCGTGTAGATCAGATCGGTTTACCCGATCTCGGccaatcggggccgagccctataCATACTAGATACTACCAAACTAGGGATGTTGTTTAGACTTTGatcgttttcttgtttactTTCACGCATGGAAATTCCTTAGCCGACTGGCATTTCTCTGCAGATTGGCTGtatcgaaaaaaaattacaaaatttgtttaataagCTTTATCTATAGTGTTAGGAAGTTTGTTGTAAGATTAAAGTTAACAAGTTGAAATGTTAAGGTGGCAGGAGTTTGGCCAAGCCTGGTGGGCTGAggccagaaaaaaaatgaaaaatgccGCCGTCTTTTTAGATGCATTAGCATGGTATACCTACGTAATTGTCCTTTTTCTATTTGAAGTAAGACTAATATTTCTGTGTATCAATTTTATATAAACAATCAATAAAGTGAATGTCTTCATTGGAATGGAGGTGCTCCATCTATTCTGGATGCGGGAGCTACCTGCATCAAGGAACTGTCAGCATTTGAGGTAGTTTATTGCAAACTAAAATCAAAAGACTGGCATATTTTTGCTAGACTAACAAGAATTTTTAACAGGCTGTTCCTAAAAATGTAAAGAAGGGTGTATTTATTTCCAGCACTGCCTGGCATGGCACAAATTACAAAATTTTAGAAACTCTAATTCGAAACAGCAATTTAGAATATTGTGTGATTATAACATCAGCACACCTATCTGTGCATCACCTTTTTCTATGGGGCAGTAGAGAAGGTAATGAATCTGAAGTGTTgcaaaaaatagaagaggaTGTTTTAGAATGGATGGGGAATTTGGTAAATGCATTTACATAAACAAATTCACTGTTGGTTTTTATatcattaaatatttttttcctgttttaaAGAACTATACAGTGGAAGTTTTCAGCTACCCTTTGAGCACCCTACATCCTACAAGAGAGACAATCTTGATTCCCTCAGCCCGGCTAACAGAACCATTGCTTACCAGTGACTTAGGATATCTCAATGAGCAGCTTCTACTTTTTAGCAAGGTAATACATAATAGTGGCTTAAGCTGTGTTGGTTGTACACTTGTTGACAAAAACATCTATTGCAAGCTCGTtgtaaaagaaatgaagagaAAGCTAACATGTTCAATGTCAGTAATATGTCTGTTTGTGATTTCATCCTTTGCCTTTTTCTTCTGAAGGACATAATTACTTGTGAGAAAAAGTTTCTCTCTAGAgatattttcattattttacGGACAATGGTGTTCTTGCAAATACTTTAACGTCAACAAGTGTACAAAAAGCTTTTTCATAGTCTATATTGAAATGCAAATGATGTAAGCAAGCCAAATCTGAAGCGATTCGGCGTTGTATGCTTTGAGTGCCATGTTGAAAACTCGAGCCCGAGTTAGCGAAACTATGCTGAGCATTTAGATAACccatcctttttttattttaaaaaaggtatTGCCAGTATAATAATCTCTGTTTTGCAGCAGGTGGATGCCCCAACAGTTCGTTCAATAAATGAGCTGACTTACGCAAATTTGCCATTGGAATCCCAAGTTCAAGTCCGTCAGCTAGTTAACAACCTTAATCAATTGATACAGCATATAAACGGAAAAGACGACATCTTCACAGTGGGTCCTTTCAGTAGGATACTTGGCACTGAGCTTGATGCTTTAACTGCCGCAAAAACTCGAAGAAAAGTACGAaaattgaattatttattattcttAAAATAACATACTTTTCGTATTGGCAGACGGCTACCAACAAAGTGTCTGTTATCTTAGTTGATCGGCTTCTTGATCTAGCTTCAGCTACCGAGTCCTCCAGTGACAATTTGTATGATAGACTACTCCATACTCTCGGCCGGCTTCATGAATACTCGAATGATGTTGAAATTAACATGACGACAGAACCGCAAGGAGATCTAACTACAGCGCCGGGCTGTCTAGCACCCCAAATGGATTGGAATGAAGGATTGGAAATGATGGATCATTTGTTTCACGATTCCCAAGAACAAGCCATGGAATGGTTTACGACAATGCTAAAAGATAGCTTAGAAGATACAAATGATCTTGATAAACTGGGTGATTTGATTAGCCATTGCAACAAGAACTGGGATTACATAGAAAGGTTCACTCATTTATACCAGGTAAATTacttcgtttgtttttatccCATTAATAGTGTGATTGAAATTTCCGTAACTGACAGATAGGATACGCATTGTGGCGAACACAGGAGAATCACAAAGCAACACGAATGAACGTTTTAGAGGGAATCCGAAAGTCGCTGATTGAGGCATTTGATGGCGAATCTCCTTCTCCTCTCATACAGGTTTTTGTTAACATTTAATTTCTGTCTATTTAAGTAGGGTGAAACTGTTGTGACTTGAAAATAGGTCTTGCAGCTGTTAAAAACTAGAAAGGATTCGAATTTGTCTTTGGATGACATCCTAGTTTTATTAGTTCACATATACTCTTTAGCAGGTGAAAAACGTGAAATCCTCTTTCCTTTGGATTTGGAAGATCGTTTAAAGAGTATAATAGCAGAAATTTTCGTAAACGAATGTGATAGCCTATCAAATACGCTTCAAGACTTTGGTATAAAAGGCTATCGctttcaaatgaaaagaaaattctgaTATCAACTACCATTTCTTTTAGTGGGTATGCCCGTAGATGAAGTTAGAGCACACCGTGCCGCTCAAAAGATCGTTGAGCAACTTCATTGCATTAGTGGATACCGCAGTCATATGAAAAGATACAAGTATTGATACATGGAGTTTAAAAGGAATTATTGTTTACTAATTCTTTTTGTAATCCAATAGAAATCTTTATCAGAGGAAAAACTCTGCCATGCCTGTAGAGTGTACCAGCTTTCTTCAGCAACTGGTAGAAGATCTTTTTGATCCTTCTTTGGGCGACAATCCAGATTTGGAACACAAATCGGGAGGTTTGAAAGATTTGCTGAAAACAGGTTTCAGGTATGGATTTGATCGTTCgggaaaaaaagagttaaTTAATCTGCCTCTAATACGCTGATTACGTCTCTAGTTTGTTCGTCAATGTACGTAAGCCAAAACCGGTGGACAATCCTATTGTAATATTGTATGTATGCGGGGGCATACGCCCTGACGAAGTAAAGCTCATCCGTGATCTATTTCGCCAAAAATCGCCTTCCCATAAAGTACTGATAGCTTCGAGCCACTTCATATCCGCCCATGATGCAATACATCACATCCTCAAGAAAACCGTTTCAAATTAAGCTGAACCATAAAAAATCATCAATCTTTATACCGCTGCAATGGAAGATTCTTGCCTACCTGTTATTGATCATACAACATTTATGACCTGCGTGGCCGTTGACAAATGGAAAACAGATGGTATTTTCATTACAgctcttctttcattttataaattttttttacattcgcTCAAGTCAGGAAATAGGATGAACGTAATAAAAGTTAACAGGAAGTTCAGTAAAACTAGGGTACAACACGGTATTCCCCAACATCTGAATTCAAAGCTGTCACAGTTGAAGTAGaacaaaattcattaaaagaagaaattgactTAATATCCACAGGTCAAATTTACATAACCAGATGCTTCTGGCGTATTTTGAGCACCGGTTCTTGGTCGGCTTTATGCGTTCTCTTGGCAGGTCGACACATTTCCCTTCACATAACCATGGCCGTTGGCGTTATTTCaattcgcctttttttttttcctcaccCAACCCTTGTTTGGTGAGGTGAGAATATAGCCTAAGGCACGTGAACACCATGCCCACCTTTAGTAGAACGTATATGGAAAAGATTCGAGCATTTTCAGTTTTTGCGGATTGTTTGGTGAAGCAGTGACATGTATTTTTTAGCGTTTATTTTCCTCCTACCAGGTGTTGCTATTGCGCAAAATTTGGTACTCATAGGTGGAAATCTAAAGGATGACAATGCTGGCATTTGGACAATGATGGTTGAAAAAGCTGTAGGGGTTTTACggtttaaaatttcaaattttttccactaataatttatttttaaagggaGGGCCAGGTATAGCTAATATAGGAGTCGTATTGGCGTCCCCAAACAATGGCACGGAAGGAGCTAAAGCCGTTGATAACTTCGTCCGAATATATGGAGCTAAAGCAGCCTCCATCATCTCCTTGGCAAAGGCTGATTCTGCATCTCAAGAGGTAGCCGAACGAGTAAGGAGCTACACAGgcatttttttggttgatGACTCGGAGAAGTCCAATTTGGTTAACGCACTCCGTCCTTCCGGGGTAGATAGTTTGGTATTAAAAGCCATCAAATCTGTCCTGAGTAACGGAGGAATGGTAGCCGGAAACAGCGCAATTATGGTATGTTATAAAATACTGTAAacttatttttgaaaattcacgtgtatttgattttaaatagGGAAATTCGGTGGTAATTCACAGTGGTGATTCCATGAATGCCCTGGTACAGGGCACTAAATATGAGGAATCTTTATCGGGGAAACGGTTTCCACTCGCTTATTGCAAATACGGTGGATTGGGTTTCTTAAATAATTACGTATTGGATAGCCATTTCAGCGATAAAGGACACGAAATGCGATTGATTCGTACTCTACTGGATTCAAGGGATCTACCAGACATTGGCACACCGAAAGGGCTCGGTGTTGACGAAAATACGGCCTTAGTAATTTCTAATCCGTTGTCTAAACCGGTCGGAAAAGTATGTCTTTATCGTGTTGCATTTGATTTGGAAGTCTCATTTGTCAAATTatccttcttttttcaggTGATAACTGCCGAAGTATCATTAAGTGGTGTGTTTTTCGTTGACGTTTCAACTGTGCCTGCTGAATCTAGTTCCAAAGCGACCTATGAAAAAATTCCATTCTCTTTCTTTACTGTAAATGATACCATCGATCTTACTTCAGGTAAacagttaaatttttttagagaTAAAGTTGAAAATAGCTTGAAATGGTGATGATGCATCTATGCTTTCTCCTGACTACTGTATTAACAGGAGAGGTCACTTATGCCAGCTGGAAGATCCCAATAGCTGGCGAAGAATGGTTCGAAGATGCCATTCCATCCTCAGATATTTTTTCAGCTGAGACACCATCAGAATGGCGTCAGACAAACCGACGTTTGATTGACTGCAAGGAGGTCAACGTCACATGTACATCTTTGTCATCTGTGCTTCCTCGTTTCCAAGTGTTTTTTGACCGGCTGGAAGCTGTCGGATTTGGAGCAGATATCCCAAATGATCCGAAGAAAACTTACGTAGCCTCCTATCGTAACATGCTGGCTACTATAAAACCTCTCGAAGCTTGATCTGATAAATCAAAAAGAGAAATCTGAATATTAAAGTTTGGCAACAATATATAGTGGAACACACCGTGAGCAGTTACTGTACCTAATATGGAAACAATTGCATATCGCGTTGTGTGTAGATTTCTACAGTTAATTTACTGTGAATATAACCCAGTTCTGACTGCCTGAAGAAAGGTAATAATTTGATTTGCCGACAAACTAAGGATGGCGAAAGGTATTATCATCATCGTATCTCcaaatttaacaaaatttttgtattaCATAACACACTAGCTCCTAATAGAAGTACAGAAGTATATCAGTACAGCTAAAGCGTCAGCATGATGCAACAG
This genomic window contains:
- the LOC116915978 gene encoding sec1 family domain-containing protein 2 isoform X3: MLRWQEFGQAWWAEARKKMKNAAVFLDALACECLHWNGGAPSILDAGATCIKELSAFEAVPKNVKKGVFISSTAWHGTNYKILETLIRNSNLEYCVIITSAHLSVHHLFLWGSREGNESEVLQKIEEDVLEWMGNLNYTVEVFSYPLSTLHPTRETILIPSARLTEPLLTSDLGYLNEQLLLFSKQVDAPTVRSINELTYANLPLESQVQVRQLVNNLNQLIQHINGKDDIFTVGPFSRILGTELDALTAAKTRRKTATNKVSVILVDRLLDLASATESSSDNLYDRLLHTLGRLHEYSNDVEINMTTEPQGDLTTAPGCLAPQMDWNEGLEMMDHLFHDSQEQAMEWFTTMLKDSLEDTNDLDKLGDLISHCNKNWDYIERFTHLYQIGYALWRTQENHKATRMNVLEGIRKSLIEAFDGESPSPLIQLLKTRKDSNLSLDDILVLLVHIYSLAGEKREILFPLDLEDRLKSIIAEIFVNECDSLSNTLQDFVGMPVDEVRAHRAAQKIVEQLHCISGYRSHMKRYKNLYQRKNSAMPVECTSFLQQLVEDLFDPSLGDNPDLEHKSGGLKDLLKTGFSLFVNVRKPKPVDNPIVILYVCGGIRPDEVKLIRDLFRQKSPSHKVLIASSHFISAHDAIHHILKKTVSN
- the LOC116915979 gene encoding cyanophycinase, with the protein product MYFLAFIFLLPGVAIAQNLVLIGGNLKDDNAGIWTMMVEKAGGPGIANIGVVLASPNNGTEGAKAVDNFVRIYGAKAASIISLAKADSASQEVAERVRSYTGIFLVDDSEKSNLVNALRPSGVDSLVLKAIKSVLSNGGMVAGNSAIMGNSVVIHSGDSMNALVQGTKYEESLSGKRFPLAYCKYGGLGFLNNYVLDSHFSDKGHEMRLIRTLLDSRDLPDIGTPKGLGVDENTALVISNPLSKPVGKVITAEVSLSGVFFVDVSTVPAESSSKATYEKIPFSFFTVNDTIDLTSGEVTYASWKIPIAGEEWFEDAIPSSDIFSAETPSEWRQTNRRLIDCKEVNVTCTSLSSVLPRFQVFFDRLEAVGFGADIPNDPKKTYVASYRNMLATIKPLEA
- the LOC116915978 gene encoding sec1 family domain-containing protein 2 isoform X1, with the protein product MLRWQEFGQAWWAEARKKMKNAAVFLDALACECLHWNGGAPSILDAGATCIKELSAFEAVPKNVKKGVFISSTAWHGTNYKILETLIRNSNLEYCVIITSAHLSVHHLFLWGSREGNESEVLQKIEEDVLEWMGNLNYTVEVFSYPLSTLHPTRETILIPSARLTEPLLTSDLGYLNEQLLLFSKQVDAPTVRSINELTYANLPLESQVQVRQLVNNLNQLIQHINGKDDIFTVGPFSRILGTELDALTAAKTRRKTATNKVSVILVDRLLDLASATESSSDNLYDRLLHTLGRLHEYSNDVEINMTTEPQGDLTTAPGCLAPQMDWNEGLEMMDHLFHDSQEQAMEWFTTMLKDSLEDTNDLDKLGDLISHCNKNWDYIERFTHLYQIGYALWRTQENHKATRMNVLEGIRKSLIEAFDGESPSPLIQVLQLLKTRKDSNLSLDDILVLLVHIYSLAGEKREILFPLDLEDRLKSIIAEIFVNECDSLSNTLQDFVGMPVDEVRAHRAAQKIVEQLHCISGYRSHMKRYKNLYQRKNSAMPVECTSFLQQLVEDLFDPSLGDNPDLEHKSGGLKDLLKTGFSLFVNVRKPKPVDNPIVILYVCGGIRPDEVKLIRDLFRQKSPSHKVLIASSHFISAHDAIHHILKKTVSN
- the LOC116915978 gene encoding sec1 family domain-containing protein 2 isoform X4, with the translated sequence MKNAAVFLDALACECLHWNGGAPSILDAGATCIKELSAFEAVPKNVKKGVFISSTAWHGTNYKILETLIRNSNLEYCVIITSAHLSVHHLFLWGSREGNESEVLQKIEEDVLEWMGNLNYTVEVFSYPLSTLHPTRETILIPSARLTEPLLTSDLGYLNEQLLLFSKQVDAPTVRSINELTYANLPLESQVQVRQLVNNLNQLIQHINGKDDIFTVGPFSRILGTELDALTAAKTRRKTATNKVSVILVDRLLDLASATESSSDNLYDRLLHTLGRLHEYSNDVEINMTTEPQGDLTTAPGCLAPQMDWNEGLEMMDHLFHDSQEQAMEWFTTMLKDSLEDTNDLDKLGDLISHCNKNWDYIERFTHLYQIGYALWRTQENHKATRMNVLEGIRKSLIEAFDGESPSPLIQVLQLLKTRKDSNLSLDDILVLLVHIYSLAGEKREILFPLDLEDRLKSIIAEIFVNECDSLSNTLQDFVGMPVDEVRAHRAAQKIVEQLHCISGYRSHMKRYKNLYQRKNSAMPVECTSFLQQLVEDLFDPSLGDNPDLEHKSGGLKDLLKTGFSLFVNVRKPKPVDNPIVILYVCGGIRPDEVKLIRDLFRQKSPSHKVLIASSHFISAHDAIHHILKKTVSN
- the LOC116915978 gene encoding sec1 family domain-containing protein 2 isoform X2, producing MLRWQEFGQAWWAEARKKMKNAAVFLDALACECLHWNGGAPSILDAGATCIKELSAFEAVPKNVKKGVFISSTAWHGTNYKILETLIRNSNLEYCVIITSAHLSVHHLFLWGSREGNESEVLQKIEEDVLEWMGNLNYTVEVFSYPLSTLHPTRETILIPSARLTEPLLTSDLGYLNEQLLLFSKVDAPTVRSINELTYANLPLESQVQVRQLVNNLNQLIQHINGKDDIFTVGPFSRILGTELDALTAAKTRRKTATNKVSVILVDRLLDLASATESSSDNLYDRLLHTLGRLHEYSNDVEINMTTEPQGDLTTAPGCLAPQMDWNEGLEMMDHLFHDSQEQAMEWFTTMLKDSLEDTNDLDKLGDLISHCNKNWDYIERFTHLYQIGYALWRTQENHKATRMNVLEGIRKSLIEAFDGESPSPLIQVLQLLKTRKDSNLSLDDILVLLVHIYSLAGEKREILFPLDLEDRLKSIIAEIFVNECDSLSNTLQDFVGMPVDEVRAHRAAQKIVEQLHCISGYRSHMKRYKNLYQRKNSAMPVECTSFLQQLVEDLFDPSLGDNPDLEHKSGGLKDLLKTGFSLFVNVRKPKPVDNPIVILYVCGGIRPDEVKLIRDLFRQKSPSHKVLIASSHFISAHDAIHHILKKTVSN